A region of the Hylaeus volcanicus isolate JK05 chromosome 5, UHH_iyHylVolc1.0_haploid, whole genome shotgun sequence genome:
TCAATAGCTCCTTACTTGGGATCATAGTCTTCGATATGTAAGGGATTCATGTTTCTTTATCGATACTAATGAATGAtggatatattatttttcatatatattttgcaGAATATATGGAGGCGCAGCCTATAAGCCATTTTGTTGGGTCGAGTGGTGCTTAGCCTCTATATTCGCATTAAATGCTGTTTACCATATAATAAGATACACATGGGCAAGTCTCACTTTACCTTCGGTCACGTTGAGTCCTAGACAGAGACGTTTACTGGGAGTAACAGAGGATGATCCCACTTTTAAGGACGAAGTTCCCTCACCTCAAAAGTCATCCGAGCCGATATTTCCACTGAATTTGTCATGCATAAGTCTCAATAGGCGGATGACTCTTGGTTCTCCAGGATTAAGCGAATCCAGTATGAAAgatttcttcttctcctttctacactgttaacaaaatttatatcatatgTAAATCTGTTTTAAAGAGAGTTTTACAACGACTAGTCCATTCTTCAAGTACGGTAGTCCAACATCTCAGAAATCGACGACCAGTCCTAATGGATCACTTAACAAATCTTTTAACGCTTCCATAAATGGAAATCTAACCAGTGAAGAGTTGATTCAAAGCGAAAAGGAGTTACAAAGTTACTTAGACGATAGTCGGCAAAGAAAGCATGTTCTATCCACTGACATTGATCAACCCTCTAATCTACTTAGCTCGTTCTGGTCGCATCCCGCGATTAGAAGTCCTGGAGAGGTCTCTCCATTGTTAAGAAGATGCGCCTACCAATTAGCACCTATTATCGGTAAGTTTATACATGAATAATAAGCATTGTTTAATTAAGCAATGTTCTCCTTTTGCAGATAAATCGAAATCAACCAGTCCTGGCACGGAAGAGGGAAACTCGCCCAGGGGTATGTTCGGTGGCCCCGACGTTTGGAGAAAATACAGAATCGACCCTAACAAAGTAAACGAGTGGACGGCCAATCTACGTATGGCAAGTAGAAATCATTAGATTTACGATTAGTTGAACgtctgttaaaataaaatattagttaaCAGAAGATTCTATTCCAGTGGATCAGTAAAACGGTCGTTGAACGAGTGGCTGCTGAGATTGATAATGTCAGTTCTGCTTTGGTTCGTCACGGATTGAGCGATTCCCAACCAGGACACGTCGGTTTGGACAGATTACGGAAACTTGCTCAAGCTCCGTTTTTAGTCACCGCTATTCCCACTCTACCGACCTTGGTACCTTTTCTGGAACTCTCTAACAATCAAGAATATTTAGTCAGCAGAATTAAGGTTCTTGCGACGGGAGGTTCTATGAGCGAATTCAAATGGAACGGCGGAGGACCTCACAGTAGCAAAGAGTGGGATTCTAGTTTGCCGACTGATTCAGCGGtaattatactttttgttCGCTTTGGCTTTGAACGACGCTTAATTTCGTATTTCTGCAGATAATTATGCACTTGGTATCAACGTACATGGACACGCAGTTGGAAGCTCCGTTGGATCAGCCAGATGCTCGACCCTTCACGTCAAGATACATGGCTAGATCGGGAATGTCACTACCGCGTAGCAAAGGGCCCATAATAGTGTGCCAATCCATAAATCCTCCTCATTATTGTCTAGCACATTCCGGGGACTCGACACTCAACGATTACGAAGAAATACAACGGGTAAGAACGTTTTTCTGAAGTCTATAGCATCATCTCTTTCCTCTTGCCGTATACTTGATCGTCAAATTTAATtgcttatttcttttaatttgcaGGGTAGGAACAACTTGTTTCATACGCTTCTGTTGTTCCTGTACATCGTTAAAACCAGAGATCACGGAATGTTAGGTCGTGTCAATTTAGGCACGTCGGGTATAAACGTCCTGTGGGTAATCGATGGttgaacaataatttcttaatattacACCATcaaatggaaaatttgtttaaaacgaCATTGTACAAAATCCTACTTAATATTGTTACCTAAGTCAGACCAAAAACGTGTCAATACTACGAATGCTTTATTCACAATACTTATGTCTATGTACAAAGAAATCATAAAACACGTTCCGCATTTTCTAATGAAAGTAAATTCTCACTTATTTGATACGCCGCATTATAACAAATGGGCTGCTATTTGGCAGACCTCTGGCTTCTTCGTATCGTTCCTTGCATTTTGCAAATGATTAAGTGTACTTATCGCATATACGACGCGCACAAACAATTAACAGGACTCGCAGAATGCTTCGAGGATTCTTAAAAACGGAACAAGTCGATCGAATAAATGCGTAGATGTAACGGATCGCAAAAATATCTGCATTCCTATTCATTGCACTTGTATCGTACCGCATAGGGAATGCATTTGTTTCTAGCGTCATTATCGATGCAGTATGCTTTTTACAACtttatatttcgttttttttctttttcttttattgtagTCTAACGACCGAAAGACATGTCtcgtagaaaattattttacactttccgtgcaatttataatacaatcttTGGATAACGATTCTCGCGTGCTTAAAAATCAATCTGTATGTACACCAAATTCATACGTCGCGATATAATTATAATGGTCTATCCAacgtatataattaaaaatcggAAAATTCGTTCGTGTACGAATTTTCgtcctgttttcttttttttttttactaatttcttttttatatattttggaTCCGAAACAAATCACGATTTGACGAATTAACTATACCATTTGTTAAATACTAGTTCGAGAAATGGTATCGATTTGTGATGTTACTGAATCGATGCCTTCGAAACGAGTTCGGAATAGAAATTACTGCTATCGAACGCGCCACGTTTGGATATCGTAGAATCGCGCCGCAGATTTTACAAATCTTTAACGTTCCCGAGGAAAAATAGCGAACACGGAagagaaatggaaagaaaGTTCCTATGAAAATCCAGTACTATCCTTTGTTCAAATGTACGTGTCGATACGTTCTTCAGCGAGATCATCGGTCGAGGTGAGAAAATTCACGATGAACCGAGAGAAATCAATTCAGCGACCGATGGAACTCGCTGATatttttcgaacaattaaaaagaatagcGGTCCGAAGACGTAATGTATGATTCGAGCGATAAACCTTATTCTTGCTATACCCTAttccagtgtttctcaaattcCAACCTTACGCGAATCTTCTTGGTAAAGAAAAACGTACGATTAACCACACATAGTAcaattaaagtattttttttttaaatacatttaaaatctGCTCTTAAGTAAACtgtattcattaaaaaaaaaaattatattcgaagTGGTTTTCGTTAAAACTCTTCTTACGTTGTTTACTAAAACAATGCGCAAAAGtagatacgaataaaattgccAGACGTGTTTGGGGACTTTCCAGAGTCCGCAGACcgcagtttgagaaacactatTTGAACgcgcgaaataaaaaagaaaaagaagaataaacaCCGTTTCCATTCTCCATAATTTTTACCGTTTTGCGGCTACTTTACCCCATCCCCATATATTTAACCGGGTTCTctcgtatttaaatataaacagagATATACAACGTATAATACAACATTAAAAACGTTATCTCGGATTGTTTTTCACGTTCGCCATTTGTCTTTCCCCCTCGTTTTTGTTCATCGAGAGAAACGCTGGGTTTCGCAAGAGGAATCGAGCACAATTAGCAGGCAGGGAAGGATTACCGATTAAGAAGGAGGACGAAGTTAAGTCGTCGTGTACAATTTAGCTCCCTCGGGCAAGATGACCTCCTCGCTGATATCAGCAACAGTGACTGTGAGTGGGAAGATCAGGGGCATTATTATTTCCTGATGTTGCGAGACCTGTTGACTGGAAACGGCCTCTGGTTGTCTGGTGATCGtaattgttttaatgttttgggTTTTGACCAGTTGCCCTTGCCCGAGAGCAGCCTGCTGCAACACCCTCTGTTGATTCTGACTTGGCTGCACTTGCGTCAACGGTTGGCCACGATTCTGATTCTGAACGAAGTTCTGCTTGCACCTCTTGCTGTGAGCATAGCGACTTCCGTTATTGTTGAACCGTCGGTCGCAGGTTGGGCAAGCGTAGGGCCTCTGACCCGTGTGAATGAAGACGTGCTCTTTGAGGGATTTGAGGCGACGGAAGTTTTTGGGACAGTACTTGCAGTGGTACTTGGCTTCACCGGTGTGACTTGTCAGGTGATTGGCCAGCGTGTCGGCTCTGGCGAACGCACGCGAACAGTACTGACAAATGTACGGTCGCTCCTGCGTATGCGTCCTCATGTGCATCTTTAGGTACGCGTTCGTTGTGAACGGCCGCGAACAGACCTCGCAGACGTACGGTTTGATACCATTGTGAGCCCTGAGGTGGGCTATCAACGTCGTCGATTGTGTGAAGCTCTTCGAGCAGATCTCGCAAAGGAATCTCTTGGAGCTATCTGTTTCTTTGCTCTTCTTGAAGGTACGGTCATGCTTCGACAAGTGATTGGTCAGTTGTTCCTCTTtaatgaaacgtttcgagCAGCGTCCACACTTGTATGGTTTGATCATGTTATGCTTGGCCACGTGTATCTTCAAGTGTTCCCTTCGGTAGAATTTCTTCGGGCATATGTCGCAGAGGTACTTTTTCCCTTCGTGCACCTGAATATGACGCAGGAGCCCCTTCCTCGATGTGTATTGTTTATTGCACTCCGTGCATTCGAGACCGACGATATCGGTTCTTCTCTTTCTACCGATTTTCTCGCCTGGTTTCTTCTCTTCGGGTCGTGGCTCGATGTCTCTCAGATCCTCCTCGGTGAGGATGCCTTCAGTAACGTGCTTCGCTCTATGCTCACGCAGGATCTCGTTATTCTCGAAACTGTCCCCGCAGATGTTGCATTTTCTCACCTGATCGGGGTTCTTCTCCGAGCACTTGTCGTAGTGGGCCTTCAGCTTGTCCTTGCGGTAGAATTTAACGCTGCAAATGTCGCACTCGAAGTTCGGCTCCTCGTGCAATAACTGATGCCGCAGCAATGATTTTTTCGTGCTGTAGCGTTTCTTGCACTTGGAGCACTCGTGATTGTCCATCGGCCAATCCAAGCCACTCTCGAAGTCGGAATCGTAATCGTCGTCCTTGACATCGTTCCCGTCAGTGGTTTCGTTGACACAGTTTCTTTGTCGTTCCTTCTTCACCGTGGGTTGTCTTTGTTTTTCCGACTTGGCCGTTTTTTCATCCTTCACGTGTTGTTCCATATGTTTCGCCAACGACTGCTTCGAAGTACACTTTTTATTGCAGCTCACGCACTCCAGATCTTTCTTGTAAACGAGTTTCTTCGCGGTAGGAATACTCTCCCGTTTACCTCGACCATAATTCCCATCCGCGTGGGCAGGGGCACGGTTGACCGAACGGTTGATCGCTTTAGTCTCCTTTTCGTCGTAATCCTCCAAACCGTCTTCCGTTTTTATTTGATCGATAATCTTTTGCGCCGCCTTTGCGGCGACTCGCTTGATACGTTTGTTAGGATCGTACTCTTGTCCTTGAATGATAGTTTTATGGTCGCTAGCTATGAGATGATTTCGCAACGTGAGCTcgttgttgaaaattttgttacattgcGTGCATTTGTAGGATTTAACGTGCTGTTCCACGTGCCTCTGCAGCAGATCCTTCTTGGCGAATCGTTGATAACACACCTTGCAACGATAGTCGCCCGAACTGGTCTCCGTGTTTCTAAATAAGACGATAGATATTGTCAAAACTATTCATCGAAAAAATCGTTTTactaaatgtttaaaaatcttAATCGAGACGTTACCTGGCATTCTTCTTCGACGGACTCTCCGCTCCCAACGACTTTACTTCATCGTTCTCCTGTTCCGTTTGGCTTCCATCTTCCTTCTTCTTATCCTCGCCTTCGAAGTCATCCGCTTCTTTGTTTTCCGCCCCCTCTGCGTCTGCTTCTAGATCTTGTTCGGTTAATACACCCTCTAGTACGTGCTTCGCTCGATGATTCCTCAGTTTCTCCAGCGAATCGAATTCTTCCTCGCACACGCTGCATTTAAGAGTGGCGTGTAAAATCGCGTGCTTCCGTAAACCGCGCCTGGTAAAGAATTTTTCCGAACACTTGTCGCACGAGAAGGTTTCCGTGCGAGCGCCGCGTTTCTCTCGTCCACCATCGGTTTCTTTCGCATCCTCTTCGTTCTCGTTATCGTCCTCCTCTAACAGCCCTTCTACATCCTCGTCGTTCTCCTGCTCCGATTTTGCTCCGTTGACACCATCGCTTTTCCTAGCTCTCTTTCGACATTCGGATTCCAAGTGATGCTTATCCGGATAATCATCGAAATCCAAACTGTGCTCGTCTTCGTGAAACGAAATCTCCAACGGCATCGACTCATCCTTCGAATCTTTTTCCCTCTCGTGTTTCTTTAGGTGCTTAGTGTACGAgattatgtatatgtattgcTTGCCACAATGAGGGCATTTGTTCAATCGTTTCCCGGACGGAGGCGATTTAGGAGAACTGCTGATGGTCTTCTGTGGCTTTACAGGCGTTTCTTGTAACGACAACGCCCTCCTGACCTCCTCGTGCGAGTGCATGTGCTCCCTCAAGACgttcttcgataaaaattccttatcgCAAAGGTAACACATGAAGAAGACTCTGTCCGATTTATCGGGAGCTTGAACCTTCTTCAACCGCGAACTCAGATTCAAATTCTCGAAATAATTCTCTTCGTCGGAATCTCGCGGCGATTCAACGTTTCGTCGAACCAATTTACGCTTGCttcttctcgtttcgttcTGACTTTCAGAATCCTGTTCTACCTTGACTTCGTCTTCGGTTGCTTGCTTTTCTTCTTCCTGATTTGTCGCGTCAGCAGCTTTCACCAATAAATTTACGTATTCCGCGCACTCTTCCCGAGGAAACGATTCCTCCGAAATAATCTGTTCTTGTTGTTGTACTTCCCGTTCTTCTCTATCATCTTGGTGGGTCTCGTCCCCTAATATATATTCGTGGTGCAGTATGTAATCGTGTTCTATCGTAGGGATATTCTCGATGCAATTTCGGGTGTTGCTCGTATATTTCGACGTTGCTTCGTCCCGAGGTGTATCGTCGATAGATTTGTTCTCTTCTTCTCGGCTCGGACAATCTTCCGATCCCTGTTTCGAAGCAATCACTCGATCGATCGCTTCTTCCATCACCGGACCATTCTCCTGCTCTAAACATAAAGATTCATGACTTTTAATACAacgaatcaaatttaattattcagatTATTCGGATCATTCAGATCAGACTTTTATTTACCTCTCGTGATCGATTCTCGTTCGTCTAACTTTCCTACTTCCAGTAGAGACAACTGATCCTTCAGAAGGGATTTCTCTTCCCGCGACATCGATCCAAGGCTTTCCACGGTAGACTGATAATCGTGTTCCATGTGCATCTCTCCTATACCTCCGCCTTGGTCCCCTGGTTCGAGATGTACCTCGACCTCATTGAAGAACAACTCTTCCTTCATGTTCATGGCGACGAATCTTTCTCTGAGGACCGTATCCGCTTGTTCCACCTGCAATTTAAACTCATACGCGGATTCTAGTTTATCCGCGCATATGCAGCACACACGTGTCGGCAGACCATCCCCTGGTACCATCTGAAAACCAAATCATTCCTTAAATCTGATTTCTTTACGCGACCAAAAGTGTGCAAAATAAACAACTCTGTAAACATACCTAAGGCACGAAACAGAGAAGGCATCAAATACGcattttctacttttcttcAACCAAAGACTCGATatcgtaaataaaactttattctaCACGATCAGAggtgaacaaaatttcattggaatattagataacgaataaaaacttaCAAACAGTCGTTCAAAGCAAAACTTGTCTCGGTTGTATAGttcagattattatttttattaa
Encoded here:
- the LOC128876465 gene encoding transmembrane protein 209 produces the protein MSSFRSPMRCISPNARVLTPRPQVEQMLDVRQTQNKARNSITWFFINSSLLGIIVFDIIYGGAAYKPFCWVEWCLASIFALNAVYHIIRYTWASLTLPSVTLSPRQRRLLGVTEDDPTFKDEVPSPQKSSEPIFPLNLSCISLNRRMTLGSPGLSESKSFTTTSPFFKYGSPTSQKSTTSPNGSLNKSFNASINGNLTSEELIQSEKELQSYLDDSRQRKHVLSTDIDQPSNLLSSFWSHPAIRSPGEVSPLLRRCAYQLAPIIDKSKSTSPGTEEGNSPRGMFGGPDVWRKYRIDPNKVNEWTANLRMWISKTVVERVAAEIDNVSSALVRHGLSDSQPGHVGLDRLRKLAQAPFLVTAIPTLPTLVPFLELSNNQEYLVSRIKVLATGGSMSEFKWNGGGPHSSKEWDSSLPTDSAIIMHLVSTYMDTQLEAPLDQPDARPFTSRYMARSGMSLPRSKGPIIVCQSINPPHYCLAHSGDSTLNDYEEIQRGRNNLFHTLLLFLYIVKTRDHGMLGRVNLGTSGINVLWVIDG
- the LOC128876464 gene encoding zinc finger protein 91-like gives rise to the protein MESDSPQNVEDGIVATVEICRVCLLGNLVMRDLFLESEVASLSAKAMSFANVKMVPGDGLPTRVCCICADKLESAYEFKLQVEQADTVLRERFVAMNMKEELFFNEVEVHLEPGDQGGGIGEMHMEHDYQSTVESLGSMSREEKSLLKDQLSLLEVGKLDERESITREQENGPVMEEAIDRVIASKQGSEDCPSREEENKSIDDTPRDEATSKYTSNTRNCIENIPTIEHDYILHHEYILGDETHQDDREEREVQQQEQIISEESFPREECAEYVNLLVKAADATNQEEEKQATEDEVKVEQDSESQNETRRSKRKLVRRNVESPRDSDEENYFENLNLSSRLKKVQAPDKSDRVFFMCYLCDKEFLSKNVLREHMHSHEEVRRALSLQETPVKPQKTISSSPKSPPSGKRLNKCPHCGKQYIYIISYTKHLKKHEREKDSKDESMPLEISFHEDEHSLDFDDYPDKHHLESECRKRARKSDGVNGAKSEQENDEDVEGLLEEDDNENEEDAKETDGGREKRGARTETFSCDKCSEKFFTRRGLRKHAILHATLKCSVCEEEFDSLEKLRNHRAKHVLEGVLTEQDLEADAEGAENKEADDFEGEDKKKEDGSQTEQENDEVKSLGAESPSKKNARNTETSSGDYRCKVCYQRFAKKDLLQRHVEQHVKSYKCTQCNKIFNNELTLRNHLIASDHKTIIQGQEYDPNKRIKRVAAKAAQKIIDQIKTEDGLEDYDEKETKAINRSVNRAPAHADGNYGRGKRESIPTAKKLVYKKDLECVSCNKKCTSKQSLAKHMEQHVKDEKTAKSEKQRQPTVKKERQRNCVNETTDGNDVKDDDYDSDFESGLDWPMDNHECSKCKKRYSTKKSLLRHQLLHEEPNFECDICSVKFYRKDKLKAHYDKCSEKNPDQVRKCNICGDSFENNEILREHRAKHVTEGILTEEDLRDIEPRPEEKKPGEKIGRKRRTDIVGLECTECNKQYTSRKGLLRHIQVHEGKKYLCDICPKKFYRREHLKIHVAKHNMIKPYKCGRCSKRFIKEEQLTNHLSKHDRTFKKSKETDSSKRFLCEICSKSFTQSTTLIAHLRAHNGIKPYVCEVCSRPFTTNAYLKMHMRTHTQERPYICQYCSRAFARADTLANHLTSHTGEAKYHCKYCPKNFRRLKSLKEHVFIHTGQRPYACPTCDRRFNNNGSRYAHSKRCKQNFVQNQNRGQPLTQVQPSQNQQRVLQQAALGQGQLVKTQNIKTITITRQPEAVSSQQVSQHQEIIMPLIFPLTVTVADISEEVILPEGAKLYTTT